In one window of Bizionia sp. M204 DNA:
- a CDS encoding phenylacetate--CoA ligase family protein, translating into MIPKIEQATKSEIKIFQEEKLAELLVYLQEKSSYYQQVFKKHNLAISSIKTLEDLTKIPTTSKDQLQAYNDEFLCVPKNQIIDYVTTSGTLGDPVTFALTEKDLERLAYNEALSFACSGVTENDVMQLMTTMDRRFMAGLAYFLGSRKLGAGMIRVGAGIPELQWDSIIKFNPTYLIAVPSFLLKLIEYAKQHDIDINKSGVKGAICIGEPLRNLDFSHNALSKKITDEWDIQLYSTYASTEMNTAFNECEAQQGGHHHPELIIAEILDDAENPVSAGQVGELTISTLGVEGMPLLRFKTGDMVQAHHDACTCGRTTMRLGPVVGRKKQMIKYKGTTLYPPAMDNILNDFNAIQSYVIEISHNNIGTDEICIKIATDTPTEKLLLNIKDHFRAKLRVAPKIEFHDKKIIQKLQFPAMSRKPVMVIDNRKKD; encoded by the coding sequence ATGATTCCTAAAATAGAACAAGCTACTAAATCAGAAATTAAAATTTTTCAAGAAGAAAAGCTGGCTGAATTATTAGTGTATTTACAAGAAAAATCAAGCTATTATCAGCAGGTTTTTAAAAAGCATAACCTTGCTATTTCCTCTATAAAAACCTTGGAAGATTTAACAAAAATACCAACGACTTCCAAAGACCAATTGCAAGCATATAATGATGAATTTTTATGTGTTCCTAAAAATCAAATTATTGATTATGTTACCACATCTGGAACTTTAGGCGATCCTGTAACCTTTGCTTTAACCGAAAAAGATTTAGAGCGTTTAGCCTATAATGAGGCCTTATCTTTTGCCTGTTCTGGTGTGACGGAAAATGATGTTATGCAACTCATGACCACTATGGACAGACGCTTTATGGCTGGATTGGCCTACTTTTTAGGATCCCGAAAATTAGGAGCTGGCATGATTCGCGTTGGTGCAGGAATCCCAGAATTGCAATGGGATTCTATTATAAAATTCAACCCAACCTATTTAATTGCCGTACCGTCATTTTTATTAAAATTGATTGAATATGCCAAGCAACATGATATTGACATCAACAAATCGGGCGTAAAAGGTGCCATTTGTATTGGTGAACCTTTGCGAAATTTAGATTTTTCACATAATGCATTATCAAAAAAAATAACAGATGAATGGGATATTCAACTGTATTCCACCTATGCTTCCACCGAAATGAATACGGCTTTTAACGAATGTGAAGCGCAACAAGGTGGACATCATCATCCGGAATTAATTATTGCTGAAATATTAGATGATGCTGAAAACCCGGTGTCTGCTGGACAAGTGGGCGAATTAACCATTTCTACATTAGGCGTTGAAGGTATGCCCTTGTTACGTTTTAAAACGGGCGATATGGTTCAAGCACATCATGATGCCTGTACTTGTGGCAGAACAACCATGCGATTAGGCCCTGTGGTTGGACGTAAAAAGCAAATGATTAAGTATAAAGGCACCACCTTATATCCACCTGCAATGGATAATATTTTAAATGATTTTAATGCCATTCAGAGCTATGTTATTGAAATTTCGCACAACAACATTGGTACGGATGAAATCTGCATTAAAATAGCAACAGATACACCAACGGAGAAACTTCTCTTGAATATTAAAGATCACTTTAGAGCTAAATTACG